The Arachis ipaensis cultivar K30076 chromosome B10, Araip1.1, whole genome shotgun sequence DNA window cattatatgcttgtggattgttgcaaattgtttgacaattatttttattctatttaagggattgcttgcatgttcaccttcatattttctatgccttattcatcatgcatgctatgtgtttgtgaaaaggctcaaatggcattatgtacttctctatgttgttatactattcaatgcttgcttttcacaacttccctttaccattgtattaattgaatttaattgtcattacaaacgtgatggtttgtcacaaagtattgcttggtctatgctactcatgcccttttccggcatgccaataaacacctttcaTTCACTTATCTCtacatgcactagctattttccattgttggcttttcacatgtactcgcgagcacgtgataatgtcagtatatcttaatgtgcatccatcaccctctttttcgtttccttccttgctatatatctatttgaatttaatttactttctcctctcttttcaggatggccaccaagaaaggaaaagagaaagcgactcctaaacccccagcaagaagaggcactaaaagagcattagtggcagaggcttcttcaaccgcagtcaagccctcaacaaaaagagttaagaggataataaatgttgatgaaaaggagaaagcctttccagcaaaggacactgcgcgatttcccaatcgctactgtgagcagatgttccctatcctagcagaaaggaactataataatgaataccttcttatcctcccgtccaatattgctacctttattgagccgcaaattgaacgaagaaaatggggtttcctacggagacagccaaggcaggtcaatctttcttgggtagttgagttctactctaacttctacatgccaactGTAACGGCCTAGACCCGAAGAAACGGCGCCTTTTCGGGATCAAACGGAATTTTTACAgagtttttaggaatttctatgcatataagcacctccactgcacaggtgctgcgtcatcaagctgctgagtcagcagcttgattgcacaggacacctctcctaatctaagtAGGCACGTCGCGAAGAGTTGCATTTTTGAGCCACTTCGGgcccgaatttcaaaattctgatttccgtgGTTAGTCTCTATGTGATGAGCCGGTCACgaatttcgagagaaaaattatattaatataatattcatatattattattttattcagaatattatattattatcttctctactgtgattaatgttgatccatgtttagtaatataataactgagcttGAAATTTACTGGTAACGGATAATACCGacattcttagatgaacttagcactgctaatgcttcatcatataccttttattcttatgattatccagttactagtgtcatttacacTAAGTAACTTAATGTTTATCCATTAGTAGTGTAATTACTTAAGTTTtaatacatctagctttagtaattatcctttTCTAAGATATTTTGACAAGTAACTTTTGGATAATCATCATCCAAAAGCCACGGCCTCCCTAGGACAGCTTGGCTATCATTTTTGTTTTTGGAAAAGCTTAGAACACCATGAAAGAAAACCATGAAGCTTCCATGAACACCTGAGCTACTTTCTTCGTTCTTTCTCAAACCGAAACCCCTATCAAAAAGCTAATCTTACCAAAGTGTTCACcccttcctcctcttcatttctatgtcACTTTTCATGGAGTAAATCAAGGTATGAAGGCTGCTCCTCCTCTTTGAAGATTCGGCCATGGTGGTTCCTTAAGTtaatgatgttttcttcatgtaTTCTCTTAGGATCTCTTATTCAATCACCAAAAGCTCCAAGAAAACGTGATTTCTAGTTACCTTAAGGTGAGGAAaaccttcttttcatcatcatgaagcttcagccttcatggttcataagattctaaagttgttttttatgttaaaataggcgtaaaagtgcttCTGGAAGCTTGTTTTTAGTGCAATCTCGGACAGcagcaaaggaggtaaggtttggtaaattaatcaatgattggctgtgttcttgaagtgttaaaccagatcttgttgcttgagatttgattttgggtgtttgtgtgatggtttgattatggaaacttgttgtttaatgcttgaaaatcatgttTATGATGGTTTGAAGTGGCTGTTGGTGCTGCTGGAAAATGTGACATTCCAGCCATGAAAATCATGATTTTTGATGCTTATTTGATctgtatttgatggctgaaaagTTTCTCTTTGGTTTGATAAAAATCAGGTTCAAATCGGTTttcgaaaagattgaaaaactagccgaaaatcaagcagaaatctaatgaacttttggaaaaaaaatgtttttggtttttggaagaacatgaaaacgtgtattcaaggagttttggggtcaaaatgcaattattaaaaagtttggggttgaaaattaattaatcaaaagttgaggggctaaagtgcaaatattaaaagttataggGGTCAAAGTGCAATTTCCAAGAAGTCcgggggtcaaaatgcaattttttaaagttaaataaaatattattattttaataataaaatattaatatattattttattaataatattattttaatagtaatattattttattaataataataaaatattgataaaaagacagTTTTCCCTGAAAGCCTCAGGAAGGCAGATTTGAGTCCAGAATTCTCTAATTTCCTTTACTAAACACCTAAGAAAAGGTATAAGAGAAGATATAGAGGTATATGAGGTAAAGAAACAAGATTTTGAAACCTGTGTTTAAGTTAAAGAGAAAAGGAGTTAAAAGTGATATAGCTGTGTACCTGACCTTACAGAGTTAACAGAGAATTATAAAATGAGCTTTCTGTGATGTtctaatgcttgatttatgatgatTGCTAAGTGATGGAGAGTATGGTTATATGTGAATTATGAGCCTTCAGGCAATGCTTGTGAATGTTGTGCGGGGACGCCCGTATTGTGATGTTGCTTCCCAGATAGGCTGCAGTAGAGTAGTACTAGCCCTGCAAGctgaatgcttggtagaggcctgACTCGCATACCTGGGATATATTGAGATTTGAGCAAATACCAGTCCTACAAGTCGAGAGTACTTGGTAGAGGGTATGcggtacttaatctgggattaagttctgggaagGCCTTATGTGACCTGgagggtcggattgcgtcgggtgcgggtcgaaaccgacaaatgagctcattacctgcagtagggacagacatgcatcatacttgtttgtgcattatttattgcttatcttcttgtgttcttgttctattccttgtttgtttgagcataactgtgtgattgcatattaatgtgtgaatgtgcatttatttcctattttctctcttgttcATGTGTTAGTTTATGTTGCTGTTATGTACATATTACTCTACATTTATTTATACCTCTATGACCGCGGACATTATAAATGAACTTAACTATAAACCctgaccttactaagaactccccagttcttaccccttacacctctacagatggacacgggagtcctATTCTACGAGATTGATCCACCGTACATCCACGAGGACCCGGTGCGTGGCGAGTATTACATCTACTGTGCGGTACCTTGTATCCGTAATTATGTAGTTCATGGTAGACCTTTCCAGTACCCTATTAGGACAGCATACTTTAATCTTGATGCACCctatgactttcctttatcttggTTACACCCCGGCGAACCTGGGATACCTCATCCTGAGGAGCAGATGCCACCTCCACCTGACTATCCTCCTCCACCTAAACCTCCTCTACCTGATGAGCCTATACCTGCCCAGCATATCTATGAGGCACCTCCTGCACCTTTTGTTCTTGATGAGTGGGGTGTTCCTGTGTTACCACCCGAGCTTGATCCTTTACCTGAGCCGATCGAGCCTCCTGTCTTTGATGAGCAGCAGGGACATGAGTATGATCAGATCATGGAGGCCCCACCTCCTTCTCCAGACTGTATTTTGTTTGGTAGCTATCCTTTTATGGTTCCTGTGGCCAGCAGTGGTTCCTCTGCTATCACTCCAGCAAAAGAAGaggacgaggaagaagaagattcaGAGGAAGATCCTAACTTCATATTTATCTCCTCTCACAGCGATGACGATGAGCCAGGCGAGGCGCCAGCAGGCGAGCATCACCATTCGCCCGGTGATTTTTCGTGAGGTACTCTGGACTAGGATTGAGGAGACTTTTTGAGACGCCTAGTCTAACTTCAGTACATTAGAGTGTCTCCCTCACTTTTGTTAGCATGGTTAGAGGGAATAGGCATATCATAGAGTTAGGCTAGCCTGAgtgccagcttaggggcttttggTCAGGCCAGGCCCTGGGGCGTCTTATGTACATATGTATATACTTTATGAGTCACTGACTTAGGGGTGCTGTACTATAGCTCTATGCTTATATAACTGAGCCACTTCTataacatgatgtatattatagtGTGTTGTTCCATATTCTGTTATCTTTTGTCTTATGTATGTGAACGTTTAAGTATCCCTTGATATATGGAAGGTATGCGACTTtaaattattcttgttaaaaaaatTTACTTGTAAAATTCGCGGGGTTTTAACAACGTacaggcttatatttattaattaataatacaaaaaggaaaaaaaataagttggtaacattcgatttctagtatgatctagacatgctagaagttgggtcgttacaatttggtatcagagcggttCTTCCTGTTAGAGCCTGGGGAATGGACTGAATCATGCTTTATTGCATGCTCTGTGgtgtgtctcatgcttatagggTATCCATGTGATATGTGTTGCATGAATGTCTTTGTGCTTTCATTCTGATAATGTTCATGCCCAACTTGaggtattaagactgatcaccttggtaTTGATTGTTTGGTATGAACAGAATCATGATGCCTCCACGGAGACGTAGCGATCGGGAAGGGTCTACTGTTAACAATCCGCCACAAAACGATGATAATCTGTTTGCTGCGATTCATGCTATGGCTGAGGCTGTGCGTGAAACGGCGACTGCTACTACCCGAGCAGTTAACCATCTGGGGGAACGTAATGGAGAGCGTAACAATAACCGTAATGGTGAGAATGGTGGGAACGGTGATAGAGATAACATGAATCATGATAGGCCTATGACATTAGCTGCTTTCTTGAAAGTTAATCCACCGAAGTTCAAGGGTACGACTGTAGCAACTGAAGCTGATAATTGGTTCAGAGGCATAGAAAGGTTCTTGAGGGCACAGCATGTCCCGGAAGAACAGTATGTAGAATTTGCTACTTATATGTTGGAAGGGGATGCTCAGCACTGGTGGCAGGGCATTCAACGTTTACTCCAGCAAGATGAGGGTAATATTTTGTGGGATGTTTTCAAAgaagagttctataagaagtactttcctagAGCTACTCGTGAAGCAAAGGAGATGGAGTTGATGCAGTTAAAACAGGGAAGTATGTCTGTTGTTGAGTATACAAGGAAGTTTGAAGATTTATGTCATTTTTCCAAGGTTTGCCAAGGGAATCCAGCAGATTTCGAAGAGTGGAAATGTTTGAAATTTGAAGGGGGACTCCGTGAAGATTTGTTGAACACAGTGGTTCCATTGGAAATACGGAATTTTGCGGAGTTGGTTAATAAGAGTCAGCTAGTAGAGGACTGTGCTAAGAAGATAGCTGCAGCTCAGCTGAATCGCCCAGGATCTTGTTTTCAGAATTATAATCGGTATACAGCTCCTCAGGGAAGGAATTTTAAGCAGGGAGTAATGCCTTCACGAAGGTACAATCAGAATAGAAATGTTCATGCACGTCCTACAGGAGGGAGTGGAGGAAGAATGAGACAGGATATGGGTAAGCGACCTCAGCAGGCGCAGATGCGACCAGTATGTAGGCAGTGCGGAAAGGAGCATGGAGGTAGACCTTGTCAGCTTACAAGCGTTATCTGTTTTTCTTGTGGTCAGCCTGGACATATGGCTAAGGACTGTCCGAAGAAGCCAGTACAAGGAATAGCATTGATCTGGTTCCTGGAGCCGGACCAATTTCTATAGAACCGTATCGGATGTCACCGTTGGAACTAGCAGAGTTAAAGAAGCAGTTGAATGAATTGCTGGGGAAGAAGTTTATTCGTCCGAGTGTATCACCATGGGGAGCTCCAGTgttactagtaaagaagaaggatggtagAATGAGGTTATGTGTGGATTATCGGCAATTGAACAAGATCAcaatcaagaacaagtatccactccCAAGGATAGATGATCTGATGGACCAACTGAGAGGTGCGACAGTattctcgaagattgatttgTGGTTAGGTTACAATCAAATCCGGGTGAAGGAATCAGATATACCTAAGACTGCCTTTCAAACTAGGTACGatcactatgagtatacggttatgtcctTTGGACTGACTAATGCTCCTGCtgtattcatggattatatgaatcGCATTTTTCGTCCGTATCTAGATCAGTTTGTGGTAGTCTTTATAGATGATATCCTCATCTATTTTAAGACAAAAGAAGAACATGGAGAGCATTTAAGGATTGTGTTGCAAATATTAAGAGCACGGAAGCTATATGCGAAGTTGTCGAAATGTGAGTTTTGGGTGACAGAAGTGGCATTTTTGGGACATGTGATCACACGAGATGGAATAACTGTAGATCCTTTAAAGATCGAGGCCGTAGTACAATGGAAGCAACCCAAGACAGTTACAGAAGTTCGCAGTTTCTTGGGGTTAGCAGGATACTATCGGCGGTTTATCAAGGGTTTTTCACAGATAGTTTACCTTTGACTTGCCTTACTAGGAAGGAAGTTCCGTTTGAGTGGACAGAGAAGTGTGAAGAAAGCTTTGAAACTTTAAAGGAAAAGTTGACGACGGCACCAGTTTTGGTGTTACCAGACCCACAGGAACCTTTTGAGGTGTATTGTGATGCTTCTTCTAAGGTACTTGGATGTGTATTGATGCAGCATAGGAATGTGGTAGCTTATGCTTCGAGACAACTAAGACCTCACGAAAGGAACTATCCGACACATGATTTGGAATTAGCAGCAGTGGTCTTTGCACtgaagatttggaggcactatTTGTACGGAGCCCAATTTGAAGTCTTCTCTgatcataagagtttgaagtatatctttgatcagaaaAACCTTAATATGAGGCAGAGGTGATGGATGGAATTCTTAAAAGATTATGATTTTAAGTTGAGCTATCATCCTGGGAAGGCAAATGTAGTCGCAGATGCTTTGAGTCGGAAGAGTTTGGGAATATCCTGGATGatgatcaaggaagaagaaatgaTCTCAGCCTTTGAAAACTTAAAATTAGGAATGAGAGAGACATCAAGAGGAGTTGTTATGGCGCGACTACAATTAACATCTGACTTTAAGATAGCTATTAGCAAGCTCAAGCCCAGAATTCAGGAATGCTGACATTGTTAACACGGATGAAGGCAGATCAGCCGGAAGAGGTACGCCAAGATAAAGAGGGAATATGGAGATATAGGAACAGAATTTTTGTACCTGCTCAGGAGGACTTGAGAAAGAACATTCTGATcgaagctcatgaaagcagattTTCTATCCATCCCGGAACGACTAAAATGTACCAAGATctgaagaagatgttctggtggccgggaaTGAAGAAAGATATAGCAACGTATGTTTTAAAGTGTCTCACTTGCCAGAAGATTAAGGTGGAACATCAAAAACCACCTGGAACCCTGCAACCATTGGAGATACCGCAATGGAAATAGGAAGAGATTACGATGGATTTTGTTACTGGGTTACCAAGAACCTCTACCGGGCATGATGCAATTTGGGTAATTGTAGATCGATTGACAAAATCAGCGCATTTTCTACCAATTCAAATTGGTCACAGCTTGCAGAAACTCACCCGGTTATACATTCAGGAGATAATACGATTGCATAGAATACCTTCTTCAATTGTGTCAGACAGAGATCCAAGGTTTACTTATAGATTTTGGGGATCTCTACAGAAAGCTTTTGGGACGAAGTTGCACTTAAGTAcagcatatcacccacagactgaTGGACAGACAGAACGAACAATTCGTACCTAGGAAGATATGTTGAGATCTTGCGTAATGGACCAACAGGATAACTGGGACAAATACTTGCCATTGAATGAGTTTGCTTATAACAAAAGTTATCAACAGAGTATCGGAATGGCACCATATGAGGCCCTCTACGGAAGAAAGTCTCAATCACCATTATGCTGGTATGACAAGGAGGAAGGCAGGATTTTGGGGCCAGACTTGGTACAAGAAACTACCGAACGGATTAAGCACATTCGAGAGAAGATTCAAACTTCACAAAGTCGACAAAAGAGCTATGCAGATATTAGGCGTAGGCTCTTAGAATTTAACGAAGGTGACCATATTTTCTTAAGAGTGACACCTacgactggaataggtagagctctTAGGACTAAGAAATTGAATCCACGATACTTAGGTCCTTTTCAAattcttaaaagagtcggtccagTAGCATACCAAGTAGCTCTCCCTCCTTAtttgtcaaaccttcatgatgtttttcatgtttcACAACTCAAAAAGTATAATCTCGACGAAAGCcacgttttacaaccagagacagtacagctGCGAGCCGACTTGACATATCAAACCCTACCAGTCAGGATTGTGGAACGAAGTGACAAATAGCTTAGAGACAAGATAGTATCATTGGTTAAGGTAGCATGGGGAAAAACTGGAACTAAAGAGTACACATGCGagctggaagataagatgagaacAGACTACCCGTTTCTCTTTTCAGGTAattgaaattttgaggacaaaattttcttttaggagggtagaatgtaacggcCTAGACCCAAAGAAACGGCGCCTTTTCGGGATCAAACGGAATTTTTATAgagtttttaaaaatttctatgcatataagcacctccactgcacAGGTGCTGCGTCATCAAGCTGCTTAGTCAACAACTTGATTGCACAGgacacctctcctaatctaagtAGGCATGTCGCGAAGAGTTGCGTTTTTGAGCCACTTCGGGCtcgaatttcaaaattctgatttttGTGGTTAGTCTCTATGTGACGAGCCGGTCACGAATTTcgagaaaaaaattatattaatataatattcatatattattattttattcagaatattatattattatcttctctactgtgattaatgttgatccatgtttagtaatataataactgagcttGAAATCTACCGGTAACAGATAATACCagcattcttagatgaacttagcactgctaatgcttcatcatatatcttttattcttatgattatccagttactagtgtcatttacacTAAGTAACTTAATGTTTATCCATTAGTAGTGTAATTACTTAAGTTCTAAAacatctagctttagtaattatcctttTCTGAGATATTTTGACAAGTAACTTTTGGATAATCATCATCCAAAAGCCACGGCCTCCCTAGGACAGCTTGGCTATCATTTTTGTTTTTGGAAAAGCTTAGAGCACCATGAAAGAAAACCATGAAGCTTCCATGAACACCTGAGCTACTTTCTCCGTTCTTTCTCAAACCGAAACCCCTATCAAAAAGCTAATCTTACCAAAGTgttcacctcttcctcctcttcatttctatgtcACTTTTCGTGGAGTAAATCAAGGTATGAAGGCTGCTCCTCCTCTTTGAAGATTCGGCCATGGTGGTTCCTTAAGTTAATGATGTTTTCTTCAAGTTTTCTCTTAGGATCTCTTATTCAATCACCAAAAGCTCCAAGAAAACGTGATTTCTAGTTACCTTAAGGTGAGGAAAACCTTCTTATACTAAACACCTAAGAAAAGGTATAAGAGAAGATATAGAGGCATATGAGGTAAAGAAACAAGATTTTGAAACCTGTGTTTAAGTTAAAGAGAAAAGGAGTTAAAAGTGATATAGCTGTGTACCTGACCTTACAGAGTAAACAGAGAATTGTAAAATGAGCTTTCTGTGATGTtctaatgcttgatttatgatgatTGATAAGTGATGGAGAGTATGGTTATATGTGAATTATGAGCCTTCAGGCAATGCTTGTGAATGTTGTGCGGGGACGCCCGTATTGTGATGTTGCTTCCCAGACAGGCTGCGGTAGAGtagtaccagccctgcaagctgaatgcttggtagaggcctgACTCGCATACCTGCGGTATATTGAGATTTGAGCAAATACCAGCCCTACAAGTCGAGAGTACTTGGTAGAGGGTATAAGGTACTTAATTTGGGATTAAGTTCTAGGAAGGCCTTATCTGACCTGgagggtcggattgcgtcgggtgcgggtcgaaaccgacaaatgagctcattacctgcagtagggacagacatgcatcatacttgtttgatatgactttcctttatcttggTTACACCCCGGCGGACCTGGGATACCTCATCCTGAGGAGCAGATGCCACCTCGACCTGACTATCCTCCTCCACCTGAACCTCCTCTACCTGATGAGCCTATACCTGCCCAGCATATCCATGAGGCACCTCCTGCACCTTTTGTCCTTGATGAGTGGGGTGTTCCTGTGTTACCACCCGAGCTTGATCCTTTACATGAGCCGATCGAGCCTCCTGTCTTTAATGAGCAGCAGGGACATGAGTATGATCAGATCATGGAGGCGCCACCTCCTTCTCCAGACTGTATTTTGTGTGGTAGCTATCCTTTTATGGTTCCTGTGGCCAGCAGTGGTTCCTCTGCTATCACTCCAGCAGAAGAAGaggacgaggaagaagaagatccagAGGAAGATCCTAACTTCATAGTTATCTCCTTTGACAGCGATGACGATGAGCCAGGCGAGGCACCAGCAGGCGAGCATCACCATTCGCCCGGTGATTTTCCGTGAGGTACTCTGGACCAGGATTGAGGAGACTTTTTGAAACGCCTAGTCTAACTTCAGTACATTAGAGTGTCTCCCTCACTTTTGTTAGCATGGTTAGAGGGAATAGGCATATCAtagagttaggctagcctgggtgccaactTAGGGGCTTTTGGTCAGGCTAGGCCCTGGGgcgtcttatgtacatatatgtatatactttATGAGTCACTGACTTAGGGGTGCTGTACTATAGCTCTATGCTTATATAACTGAGCCACTTCTATAACATAATGTATATTATAGTGTGTTGTTCCATATTCTGTTATCTTTTGTCTTATGTATGTGAACGTTTAATTATCCCTTGATATATGGAAGGTATGCGACTTtaaattattcttgttaaaaaaaatttacttgtaaAATTCGCGGGGTTTTAACAACGTACAGGCTTatgtttattaattaataatacaaaaaggaaaaaaaataagttggtaacattcgatttctagtatgatctagacatgctagaagttgggtcgttacaatttggtatcagagtggTTCTTCCTGTTAGAGCTTGGGGAATGGACTGAATCATGCTTTATTGCATGCTCTGTGgtgtgtctcatgcttatagggTATCCATGTGATATGTGTTGCATTAATGTCTTTGTGCTTTCATTCTGATAATGTTCATGCCCAACTTGaggtattaagactgatcaccttggtaTTGATTGTTTGGTATGAACAGAATCAGGATGCCTCCACAGAGACGTAGCGATCGGGAAGGGTCTACTATTAACAATCCGCCACAAAACGATGATAATCTGTTTACTGCGATTCACGCTATGGCTGAGGCTGTGCGTGAAACGGCGACTGCTACTACCCGAGCAGTTAACCGTCTGGGGGAACGTAATGGAGAGCGTAACAATAACCGTAATGGTGAGAATGGTGGGAACGGTGATGGAGATAACATGAATCATGATAGGCCTATGACATTAGCTGCTTTCTTGAAAGTTAATCCACCGAAGTTCAAGGGTACGACTGTAGCAACTGAAGCTGATAATTGGTTCCGAGGCATAGAAAGGTCCTTGAGGGCACAACATGTCCCGGAAGAACAGTATGTAGAATTTGCTACTTATATGTTGGAAGGGGATGCTCAGCACTGGTGGCAGGGCATTCAACGTTTACTGCAGCAAGATGAGGGTAATATTTTGTGGGATGTTTTCAAAgaagagttctataagaagtactttcctagAGCTACTCGTGAAGCAAAGGAGATGGAGTTGATGCAATTAAAAC harbors:
- the LOC107620620 gene encoding uncharacterized protein LOC107620620 — translated: MPPQRRSDREGSTINNPPQNDDNLFTAIHAMAEAVRETATATTRAVNRLGERNGERNNNRNGENGGNGDGDNMNHDRPMTLAAFLKVNPPKFKGTTVATEADNWFRGIERSLRAQHVPEEQYVEFATYMLEGDAQHWWQGIQRLLQQDEGNILWDVFKEEFYKKYFPRATREAKEMELMQLKQGSMSVVEYTRKFEDLCRFSKVCQGNPADFEEWKCLKFEGGLREDLLNSVVPLEIRNFAELVNKSQLVEDCAKKIAAAQMNRPGSSFQNYNRYTAPQGRNFKQGAMASRRYNQNRNVHARPTGGNGGRMRQDMGKRPQQA
- the LOC107620619 gene encoding uncharacterized protein LOC107620619, with product MMPPRRRSDREGSTVNNPPQNDDNLFAAIHAMAEAVRETATATTRAVNHLGERNGERNNNRNGENGGNGDRDNMNHDRPMTLAAFLKVNPPKFKGTTVATEADNWFRGIERFLRAQHVPEEQYVEFATYMLEGDAQHWWQGIQRLLQQDEGNILWDVFKEEFYKKYFPRATREAKEMELMQLKQGSMSVVEYTRKFEDLCHFSKVCQGNPADFEEWKCLKFEGGLREDLLNTVVPLEIRNFAELVNKSQLVEDCAKKIAAAQLNRPGSCFQNYNRYTAPQGRNFKQGVMPSRRYNQNRNVHARPTGGSGGRMRQDMGKRPQQAQMRPVCRQCGKEHGGRPCQLTSVICFSCGQPGHMAKDCPKKPVQGIALIWFLEPDQFL